Within the Naumovozyma castellii chromosome 1, complete genome genome, the region GATCAATTGACgaaaaaaatttctaaGTATAATCTTAAGCGGACATGCAACACATAATATATAGAAGAGGATACAGAGGACAATGTTGGTTAACTttcaataaagaaaaaatcaaagagTATAAAATACAactttttaaaatattaatatttattgtattataAACAACCGCTAAGAATAAATAACACCTGGTTTATATAGTCCCATGTTTCTGAGTACTAGAAAGATCGCATTAAAagtcatcatcatccttgTTCTCATCTAGTTTTTTCATACGGGCTAGCTTAACCAGTGGTGCCAATGACTCATTCTTATCAGCATGTTCTGTTATGAAAACGTCATTTAAGAGGTCTGTGGCAGATGCTCTTTGCTCCGGATCAACCTTCAGACACCAATCAAGGAAATTTCTTAGGACAGCACTCAAGTTCTCAGGCTCCTTCAACTCGGGGGTACCATTAGTAGCGATAAGATATAGTGCTCTTAATGGAgtttcattcaaatacGGTGGTTCACCTTCAATCATCTCTATTATCATAATACCTAAAGACCATATATCCACTTTAGGGCCgtattcttttcttgataCAACTTCTGGAGCCATCCAATACGGCGTCCCTACCATTGTCGTCCTCTTTAAATTAATTTCGTTTATTTGAGCACAGAAACCAAAATCCGTCAACTTAATATCTCCAGATATAGACAATAAAATGTTATCTGATTTAATATCTCTATGTAGGACACCTTTCGAATGTAGAAATTGAAGACCGGATAATGTCTCTCTACAAACTGCCCCTATTTGCCCCTCGGTTAATATACAATGAGTTACAACATCCGTTAATGAACCACCTTCCATGTATTCCATAATAACCCAAAGATCGCCATCTAGAAGATATGaatcaataaaattaacaatatttggatgTCTACTACCTTTCATGACCAAGATTTCATTTATaatcaattctttcttcgGCTGTTTCTCTAAATTCATTTGTTTGATAGCAACTGATTCATTACTACCGATCTCGTTGGCAATATAGACACCACCAGAGGCACCTTGACCAATCTTGACCAGATTGGTATATATCTTACTTGGATCACCCTCTGAACAAATCTCTTTTAGTTTTGCATACAATTGTTTCTTACGATGCTCTCTCTCTAGTCTCTTTTTCTCACTATTTTTCCTAGAAGCTTCTCTtgatatattattattgttagtCATTCTTGCATCCGTTCTTGGAATTGGTGGGATATGAGGTTCATTTTGCTGCTTCTGAGGGAGCGGAGGCAAGGGttgttcttccttcttcaacGTGGTTTGACGAGATGGTGTTCGAGAAGTTGAATGACGACCACTAATTGGGGTACCAATAGGTGTAGTCGATACTGAGCTCGATTGTGTGATAAATGGCGAACCTTGTGAACCTTGCTTTCCAGGAGGCCTTGGAGCTGGCCTACTTGGGATAAATTTACCATTGGCAACATTGGCACTTTGACTGGACATTGAGCCTGTGGTGGAAGCGGTTGATACATCTCTCTTTGGTGATGATAGGTTTGATGTACGTGAAGGTGTTTCAAATGCACTAAATCCCTGCCTAGGAGAATCATAGCCTAAGGTTGGGGTGACAATATTTTCCGATTTATTAACagttgaatttgaattcgATCTCAAGGATGGTGAAGAACTACTCTTTGTTTTATCCGAACCCTCAATATTAAAAGTCTTGAAAACCTTATCCTCCCCAGTAGATTCTGAAACGTCTTGATAAAATCTGACGATATCCATCACAGTTTGcatattttgttgttgttccttTTTCGAGATACCACTCGAAGTTAATAGTTTTTCCCATTCTTCGGGAAGACCGGTATATTCACCTGTTTTTGAGTCTATCCCTACATGATGTATATGTTTTGCGTTATATGGAGTTGATATCTTCACCGAGCTGCTGTTAGATTTCCTCTTTTCTCCCTGTGATGTCctcttaatattttgtacAAACGAGGAAAATACACCTTTCATAAGACTACTATTACTACTACCTTTGGTTTTCCCATCATAACTTTGGAATGATGTCGTCGAAGAAGTCTTGGAGGATGATGCAATGGAGGAGGAAAGTTGGGCCTTTGAACTATTGTTCGAGGATCCAGATGGCTTGATAACGGGTCTAGCCGTTTTCATATTGGGGATTGTAGATATCTTTGTTGTGGTATTGAATTTTGGTATATGTTTTGGTAACCCTACGGAATTTGAAGTGACGGGTGTGCTCGACCTGATACCATATTTAGATTCAGAGGTAGTGGAAACCATTGAACCGGGCTGCTGCATCTCAGTTAAATCGTAAGTACTATCAGTTGTGGTGAATGTATCGTTTAAAGTGCTATTGATATTCTTATCCGAACTGGAGATTCGAATTGTTGAGTTTGTATTATCACCTATCGTAGAAAGTTCTTGTGAATCCTGATACGTGGGAGTGATGTTGCTCGATCCGTTGATATTGGAAATGGTTTTGGGTGTGCTGTTAGCGGTAGTTGGACTAACGACACCTAATACTTCCTTTCTACCATTCATAGATGTACTTGGTAGTTCAGACGTACTGTCATTAGAGGAAGAGTTAGTCAATACAGACGAGGATGAGACCCTGGTGAATTGAATAGGATCATCTAAAGAAACGGACGTTTGTTGCTGTTCCGATTGCCCATTAAGAGAAGGACTCAAGGGAATTTGCACGCGTGCTTCCATATTCTTTGGATCCATAGATGTATAGTtatgttgttgttccatTTCGGAAGACCTAACGTCTTCTTGTTCTACGTGTATTTCAGGATTCACAGTAGAAATGCTGCTGGATTCTGATTTCTGTGACAGGTGTGTGCTTGGATCTGCTTCCCTATAACGATTTGCGTCCGTCATAATCTCTGAGGTGAATTATCGTTTTCTTTAGTGTACGCACGTCTTGCTGCTTACTTCCGTTAATGTATGAATAAGATGAAGACCGTCTGTAGGTGGGATATGCGTTTGATAAGGTAGTGGCAACGTTAAGAAAGCTTGTGTATGTAGTGTTGTAGAAATGGATGGAATAAACAATGCTAGTTAAAACAGACTGCGCTCTTTTCTTAGGCTCTTCGAAGTTCGCTCCAAATTTTCgcttccaattttttccattttggCCGACAAGTTTCgtaatgaatgaataatgGATTAactaattaattaatgGTTGCGTTGTGTACCTATGTACCTGttagatatatatatatatatgtgtgTGTATGAGGATGTGTCTATAGTTATCGGGATCACGATAACAGGAACGCCCCCGCACCCTCCTCAATAGCCTGGAGGATACGCGCACGCATGACATCCCTGCTACTGTACTTAGGCAGCTTCAAGTAATTGGCACAGGTCATAACACTGGGTAGGTACTGATCAGGCGTAAGCCCATCTTCCGCATGCTTCAACACTACTGTGAACTTTGGCTTTAGGCCCTTGAACCCGTCGATGGGAAGCTTTGGCGACCCGGTTAAAAATTGACAAAATAATCTTCTCTCTTGCACTGTAAATTGGGTTACAATAGAAATCAAATCATGTATGGTTTGAGAGTCCATCGTATAACCATGGTCTGCATTCATACAATTGTAAAGTGTCTCCGTTGACCAATCTTCGTCAATGCGTCCAAATAATTCAGTTAGTTCTTCAGGCCTTAAAATTAGTAAGGCAACATAGGGGAAAACTTTGGAAAATCCATCAATGAATGCATCTAATTGCTTTTCGATACCTCTCCCCAATGTGCTCTCTAACACTTTTTGAATGAAATCTTCCACATTCGTAGCATTTACAAAAGTATTAGTTCCATCGGGAATCAATTCAATATTGTACCCGGGTAAGACAAAGGTTAGCGATAATGCTTCCAAGGATACACTGTCATCCTTGTGATCATATAAGTATTCTAGGGATTTTGCCAGTTGTTCGTCAACGCGAGAGAGCATTTGAAGCATGCCTTTTAGATCACCAAGGTTATCTAATAAAGCAACTTTAGTGAACCTCTTGTGAAGTAACTCAAAAAATAGTTTATTGAAACGGAAGTCAAGAATTCGACTATCTAACATGGATCTGGCAATAAATGTACCTAAAGATTCAAAAAGTTCTAAAGTTTTAGCATTATCACATTTCGAATCCAATGGTGCTGGGAACAACAAATCTTTAACATAATCGGAACTTGATTCACCATCAGTAGCGTTCGCCTTCttatcaaaatcttctGATCTCCACAAGTGTAAGGAATTTTTAGCAAACTCTTTAGAGATGGAAGCGTAAAATTCTAATGTGGGGCCTAAACCTGAACCGACTTCATCTATATATTCTATCTCTAAGACACTTGGAGAAGATCCATATTTGCCTATGATTTTTAGACCCGTCAAAAACatattctttcttgaaACACGTAGTTTATGTCTAACCATTCTCCCCAGTTGTTGTAACTGTTCATCATTGTTCAGTATTTTCGAATCACTGTTTCTACTCTTCCAAAGCTCAATCAACCTACCATATCCAAACGAAGTACATTGCAAGAAAAACATTCTTGTTTCGAATGGGAATAGAAAGGAATATTCTCTCGTTAATTGTAAAGTCCAGTCAGGCAATATTCCACTTGCAATAATTAAAGGCTCGTCCAATTGTCTCGATAGTTTGGCACTTAATTTAGAATTAATGAACATATCGCTTTCAGTACCACAACCTTTGACAAACCTTAACAATTCTAATATTTTGTAGGACGCAAGTGAATCACCATCATCCTTCTCCTTTAAGGCCCttgttgaataaatattggCTAGACTATAGTTCTCTTCTGACTCGAGATCTGGTACATCAGTATTGCCTGGAGTTCTCTTGAATTCGATAACTTGAGTTTCTTTCCATATATCTGACACTTTTTTGTTCTTTGCAATGAATCCTCTAGCAATGGCTCCAAAAATAGTATCATTCATATCAATGCTCTTCCCATCAAATGTAAATTCGAAAGTCCAGTTCTTAGCATCGTCATCATGCAACATTGtagattcttcttcatttgtCTCTGCTGGAGAGAATCTTGGTAAAATGGTACTTAAGAATTGTGCCTTTACAAATCTATGctttaagaaatcattCAACGTGGCAAAGGATGCAATACAATGTATGGAAACTGTAGgagatgaaaatgatgaatctAAATGAGCTGGAGGCTCCCCAGTATAACGTAGATCAATCCTTATTTGTTTCCCCAATGATGCCACAGCGCCTTCCTCTCCCTGTAGTCCACATTCAACAAGATCGAAATTTTCAACTCTATTCAACCCAGAATGTAAGATATTCACAAAAGTTCTCAATTGTGTTTCAAAAACATTATAAAATATCCTCTGTGCTACTGTTACCCATGAATTGTATCGTTCCAAAAACTCGGCCAATGCAGTAGCTAATCCTGTAGAAATAAGTTCAAATCcagaaatttcaaattcattattgaaaagcaATGCCTTCAATGTTGTCCATAATTGATACCATGCATCTTCAGATGTGCAATCAAAACTAACATCAATGGCACGCAATTTCTGAACAAATTGGGAAATATGCGCTAGTTCTGCATTTGAAGATGCGTCTGTTTCACCAAATAATTCCAGTAGGGCTGTTGAGAGTTGCAATGACTTTTTTTCAACGTATCCTAAAGTTAGCGGCTTAAATATGTGAAACTTCATAGGTTTCGTCTTTACACTTTCAGGAATATCCACATCACCGAACCCCATGTCATAATCGTAGCTTTCATCCTCGTCCTCATCGTCACCATCTGATAATTCGAGATGATCCTCATTATCACCTTCAGAGGGTGAGTTCTTAATATCAGAATCATCATAATGGAGAGATGTGATTTGATGAATACCTTGGAAATGGTCatgaatttctttaattaattggAAAATACCTTCCCTCTTAATCAatggaataaatttatcaccAAAGCGTGTTGTTAAAATATCCAAAATTGACAATATACCAACTAGTAATCCATCCAATTCCAAAACGTTTGTCATACCTTTATCTAAATTAGATGCGGTTTGAGCCAATGCTGAACCaattaatttgattaagAAGGGGCCAATTTGTGTAGCAGTTTCCGATTTCATAAATGATATAACTCTTATCAAAGCAAGTACAACGTAACGTCTGACATCGAAGTCTATACTATTCACGTATATTTCCACTAGGATGGGGGTCACAACAGTTATTAGAGTGTTTAGTTTCTCATCGTCATCAACAATAAAATTGGATTTACTAGCATCGGCAGATAATAGTCTATCCGACTCAGTTGGGAATAATAGAGCAATAAATCTTGCAATACTATTTAATAACGGTTTTGGAACGAACATCAAAGTTTCATGCAGTGGAGCATCTGGTGATTTGCTATATTCATGAAGACAATCATCTAGCATTTTTGCTAAGTTAGCTGATTCAATAAGCTTACTTGATAATACCCCACTGATATCAGCTAACCTTGACAAGATATCGAGGCAAtgtaatttattttccaatgaaGTTTCAGAGTGAGAAACCAATTGAATCAAGTGATTCAATATATCTTCATTAAACAATGTCTCTAACATTGAATCCTTGGGCATTCCCTTTGCACAGGCATATAAGATATTGATTATTCTTTCCAAGATTATAGAATCCGTTGAATTTATGAAAATGTCCTTCAATGGGTTGAATAATTTCTCaatagtttcaaaatcCTCCATCTTTACTCGTGCACATGAATTAGAGATTATAGATATGGCCTTTCTTTGTGCATGAATGGTGAAAAAATCGAAATATTGGATATAACAATTCAAATTGTATGTATGTAAGATATCATTCCCatgaattcttgaaatGAGGTCTGATGTTTCCAAGACCTGTTCAGCCAGATCGATGTAGTTAATTTCAGTTAATAATGCCTGCAAATCCACAAGTACATTTTCCTCCAAGGCCATATTGATTGTCTCTGGACTCACTTCGAATAAATTATACAAACATCTACAAGCTTGCATTTGTAACtctaattcatctttaacTTTGTGTGAACTAAATACAGTCATGATATTGGTGATTAATTGTTCCTTATCCAAAGCTCTATCCAGCACCAACTGATTAgtcattaaaatttgttCAGAAAGTTCTCTTAAACTTTCCATGGCAATATATGAATCTTCCTCGCAATTACCCACATTCTTAATCAAAGAATCCAACCTCGTCTTAACTGTATTATTAGAACCACTACCTTCTCTCAACATGGATAATAACTCCGGGAACATCTGATTCATCCCAAATGAGCCCTCAGCATTCCctgattcattatttgcCCTATTCATACGATTCAATGcatcttccaaattaaGAAACCTATCCCTATGTTCGTCCTGGTCATGTTCatgttcttcatcatcactaGATTCATGGTCATGTGCATCAGCGGCGAATTCGCTGTCCTCATCGTCGTATGGATAGGAGACAGAATGAGAACTATCTTGATCGCCCTCGTCGTCAGAGTATTCATGCATGTGATAGTCCATACTTGGCTTGAGTCTGGAATTCGATGTTTGTTTGCTTGATTGAAAGTGAAGTGAAGGGGGAAGAAAACAGCCAAGGTGGGTGGTGTTTTTGACGTCCCATGAATGGGAGGATTATCCTACTCAAATTGCTTCTAAAATTTCTCACTATGCGATGCGATGCGATGTAATGCGGTTTGTGACTTGGCGAACGTAACGTGGTGTTACCAATCAATGAGGGTGTGTAATTGGGgttatttatttacttaTGAGGTTGGGGAGtatataatttttataGAGTTTATTTTTGTTAAAAGTTCTTCTTGGCATTGCTGTCCGTTGGAGTCATTGATTCCTCTGATTCTGATTCCGTATCACTTCTTGTATCCTCCACGATACCCTTCCATACCATTCTATAAAGGATTCTAAAGATCAGGAATAGCCAGTACAGGTTAACTAGTTGCAAAGCAGCGATGAGAGTGAACACTATGGGTAAAGAGATCCAACATTTGTATTGTTGAGTGGCGAAATCCAATACGTAGTCTCCGACAGTTCTAAATTCCGTCAAGACGGACCATAATATCTTGATATTGATATAATGACGCAAGTAAATCCACGTAGtgacgaagatgaagaatacTGGTGGTGTGAAAGGGGAatccaaataattgaagatcttggataatgataatagGAAATCCGAAATGTCCATGGTGATGTAGATTGCTAGACCGATTCTAGTGAAGTGGAACACGTATGATGACCAAACTAATAGTAAAGTGACGATGTGATGGAAGATCATTTCTTGATGATCCTTTCTTGgtttttccaattgaagaaCCAA harbors:
- the NCAS0A05050 gene encoding uncharacterized protein (ancestral locus Anc_2.496); its protein translation is MTDANRYREADPSTHLSQKSESSSISTVNPEIHVEQEDVRSSEMEQQHNYTSMDPKNMEARVQIPLSPSLNGQSEQQQTSVSLDDPIQFTRVSSSSVLTNSSSNDSTSELPSTSMNGRKEVLGVVSPTTANSTPKTISNINGSSNITPTYQDSQELSTIGDNTNSTIRISSSDKNINSTLNDTFTTTDSTYDLTEMQQPGSMVSTTSESKYGIRSSTPVTSNSVGLPKHIPKFNTTTKISTIPNMKTARPVIKPSGSSNNSSKAQLSSSIASSSKTSSTTSFQSYDGKTKGSSNSSLMKGVFSSFVQNIKRTSQGEKRKSNSSSVKISTPYNAKHIHHVGIDSKTGEYTGLPEEWEKLLTSSGISKKEQQQNMQTVMDIVRFYQDVSESTGEDKVFKTFNIEGSDKTKSSSSPSLRSNSNSTVNKSENIVTPTLGYDSPRQGFSAFETPSRTSNLSSPKRDVSTASTTGSMSSQSANVANGKFIPSRPAPRPPGKQGSQGSPFITQSSSVSTTPIGTPISGRHSTSRTPSRQTTLKKEEQPLPPLPQKQQNEPHIPPIPRTDARMTNNNNISREASRKNSEKKRLEREHRKKQLYAKLKEICSEGDPSKIYTNLVKIGQGASGGVYIANEIGSNESVAIKQMNLEKQPKKELIINEILVMKGSRHPNIVNFIDSYLLDGDLWVIMEYMEGGSLTDVVTHCILTEGQIGAVCRETLSGLQFLHSKGVLHRDIKSDNILLSISGDIKLTDFGFCAQINEINLKRTTMVGTPYWMAPEVVSRKEYGPKVDIWSLGIMIIEMIEGEPPYLNETPLRALYLIATNGTPELKEPENLSAVLRNFLDWCLKVDPEQRASATDLLNDVFITEHADKNESLAPLVKLARMKKLDENKDDDDF
- the UFD4 gene encoding putative ubiquitin-protein ligase UFD4 (ancestral locus Anc_2.497) yields the protein MDYHMHEYSDDEGDQDSSHSVSYPYDDEDSEFAADAHDHESSDDEEHEHDQDEHRDRFLNLEDALNRMNRANNESGNAEGSFGMNQMFPELLSMLREGSGSNNTVKTRLDSLIKNVGNCEEDSYIAMESLRELSEQILMTNQLVLDRALDKEQLITNIMTVFSSHKVKDELELQMQACRCLYNLFEVSPETINMALEENVLVDLQALLTEINYIDLAEQVLETSDLISRIHGNDILHTYNLNCYIQYFDFFTIHAQRKAISIISNSCARVKMEDFETIEKLFNPLKDIFINSTDSIILERIINILYACAKGMPKDSMLETLFNEDILNHLIQLVSHSETSLENKLHCLDILSRLADISGVLSSKLIESANLAKMLDDCLHEYSKSPDAPLHETLMFVPKPLLNSIARFIALLFPTESDRLLSADASKSNFIVDDDEKLNTLITVVTPILVEIYVNSIDFDVRRYVVLALIRVISFMKSETATQIGPFLIKLIGSALAQTASNLDKGMTNVLELDGLLVGILSILDILTTRFGDKFIPLIKREGIFQLIKEIHDHFQGIHQITSLHYDDSDIKNSPSEGDNEDHLELSDGDDEDEDESYDYDMGFGDVDIPESVKTKPMKFHIFKPLTLGYVEKKSLQLSTALLELFGETDASSNAELAHISQFVQKLRAIDVSFDCTSEDAWYQLWTTLKALLFNNEFEISGFELISTGLATALAEFLERYNSWVTVAQRIFYNVFETQLRTFVNILHSGLNRVENFDLVECGLQGEEGAVASLGKQIRIDLRYTGEPPAHLDSSFSSPTVSIHCIASFATLNDFLKHRFVKAQFLSTILPRFSPAETNEEESTMLHDDDAKNWTFEFTFDGKSIDMNDTIFGAIARGFIAKNKKVSDIWKETQVIEFKRTPGNTDVPDLESEENYSLANIYSTRALKEKDDGDSLASYKILELLRFVKGCGTESDMFINSKLSAKLSRQLDEPLIIASGILPDWTLQLTREYSFLFPFETRMFFLQCTSFGYGRLIELWKSRNSDSKILNNDEQLQQLGRMVRHKLRVSRKNMFLTGLKIIGKYGSSPSVLEIEYIDEVGSGLGPTLEFYASISKEFAKNSLHLWRSEDFDKKANATDGESSSDYVKDLLFPAPLDSKCDNAKTLELFESLGTFIARSMLDSRILDFRFNKLFFELLHKRFTKVALLDNLGDLKGMLQMLSRVDEQLAKSLEYLYDHKDDSVSLEALSLTFVLPGYNIELIPDGTNTFVNATNVEDFIQKVLESTLGRGIEKQLDAFIDGFSKVFPYVALLILRPEELTELFGRIDEDWSTETLYNCMNADHGYTMDSQTIHDLISIVTQFTVQERRLFCQFLTGSPKLPIDGFKGLKPKFTVVLKHAEDGLTPDQYLPSVMTCANYLKLPKYSSRDVMRARILQAIEEGAGAFLLS